The following proteins are encoded in a genomic region of Dictyoglomus sp. NZ13-RE01:
- a CDS encoding low-specificity L-threonine aldolase, translated as MRYIDLRSDTVTKPTEEMRKAMLYAEVGDDGYGEDPTVNQLERKAAELLGKEAGLFVVSGTMGNQTAILTWTKPGEEIILEAESHVFYYEAGGISANAGVQSFPIIGENGIMPIENIKKAIRPLGRVFPKTSLIVLENTHNRAGGKVLPLEYMREVYELSREYNIPIHLDGARIFNASIALGVPAREIAKYADSVMFCLSKGLSCPMGSLLVGSKEFIEEARRKRQRLGGGLRQAGIVAICGLIALDKMIDRLIEDHQNAKKLYNYLKNIPIFEIEEPDTNILKVRIKNNIKAQEYLEKFKNYGLLATSFDENTLRFVTHKDISTKDIDDAIEIIEKVVGEML; from the coding sequence ATGAGGTATATAGATTTAAGGAGTGACACTGTAACAAAACCTACAGAAGAGATGAGGAAAGCTATGTTATACGCTGAGGTGGGCGATGATGGTTATGGAGAGGATCCTACAGTAAACCAGTTAGAGAGAAAGGCAGCAGAACTTCTGGGAAAGGAAGCAGGTTTATTTGTTGTATCTGGAACTATGGGAAATCAAACTGCAATATTAACTTGGACAAAGCCAGGCGAGGAAATTATCTTAGAGGCGGAGTCCCATGTTTTTTATTATGAGGCTGGTGGTATTTCTGCTAATGCAGGGGTACAATCCTTTCCTATAATAGGTGAGAATGGTATCATGCCAATAGAGAATATTAAAAAAGCTATAAGACCTTTAGGAAGAGTTTTCCCTAAAACAAGTTTAATTGTACTTGAGAATACTCATAATAGAGCTGGGGGGAAAGTTTTACCCCTTGAATATATGAGAGAAGTATATGAGTTAAGCAGAGAATATAACATCCCTATTCATCTGGATGGGGCAAGGATATTTAATGCAAGTATAGCATTAGGAGTACCTGCAAGGGAGATTGCAAAGTATGCAGATTCTGTAATGTTTTGTCTTTCAAAGGGACTTTCTTGTCCAATGGGCTCTTTATTAGTAGGTTCAAAGGAATTCATAGAGGAGGCAAGAAGAAAAAGACAAAGATTAGGTGGGGGGTTAAGACAGGCGGGGATTGTTGCAATTTGTGGACTAATTGCTTTAGATAAGATGATTGATAGATTGATAGAAGATCATCAGAACGCTAAAAAGCTTTATAATTATTTGAAAAACATACCTATCTTTGAGATAGAGGAACCAGATACAAATATTTTGAAGGTGAGAATAAAGAATAATATCAAAGCTCAAGAGTATTTAGAAAAATTTAAAAATTATGGTTTATTAGCTACGAGTTTTGATGAAAACACTCTGCGTTTTGTTACCCATAAAGATATTTCTACAAAGGATATTGATGATGCTATAGAAATAATAGAAAAAGTTGTTGGAGAAATGTTATGA
- a CDS encoding cell division protein FtsH has protein sequence MRLKNIMQRLIFLLLIIILIYTFINPPLSTNKGQIEINYSAFLRSVERGEVAKVTINDRQIEGVFKDGTKFTTTLPIQDSNIIEKMVAHDVEIEVKPPESTPLWINLLLGFGPYLFFFFFMWFLLRQLQGSNNQAFSFGRSRARIFLDNKPKVTFADVAGADEAKEELKEVVEFLKNPQKFRRLGARIPKGVLLVGPPGTGKTLLARAVAGEANVPFLSISGSEFVEMFVGVGAARVRDLFNQAKKLSPSIVFIDELDAVGRHRGAGLGGGHDEREQTLNQLLVEMDGFDENTNVIVIAATNRPDILDPALLRPGRFDRRVVVDRPDLEGRKKILEVHMRGKPIASDVNIDILAKNTPGFVGADLANLVNEAAILAARRNRKEITMQDFEEAIEKVIAGPEKRSRIIRSSEKEIVAFHELGHALVAKLLPKANPVQKVTIIPRGLALGYTLQVPEEDRYLLTKEELEAEITVLLGGRAAEELIFGQPTSGAADDLKRAMEIARKMVCDFGMSERLKNLSLGDQHSEVFLGKDLMQIRNFSEDTAKIIDEEIKKIVDSAYNKAMNILKSHEEELRALSKMLIEKETLEGEEIDKFLKEFKKEEIVS, from the coding sequence TTGAGGTTAAAAAATATTATGCAAAGATTAATTTTTCTACTTTTAATTATAATATTAATTTATACCTTTATAAACCCACCTTTAAGTACCAATAAGGGGCAAATAGAGATAAATTATTCTGCTTTTCTTAGGAGTGTTGAGAGAGGCGAAGTAGCAAAGGTTACTATAAATGATCGTCAAATTGAAGGTGTATTTAAGGATGGAACTAAGTTTACAACTACTTTACCTATTCAGGATTCTAATATAATAGAAAAAATGGTTGCTCATGATGTAGAAATTGAGGTAAAGCCCCCAGAGAGTACTCCTTTATGGATAAATTTACTGCTGGGTTTTGGACCATATCTGTTTTTCTTTTTCTTTATGTGGTTTTTATTGCGACAACTTCAAGGAAGCAATAATCAGGCATTTTCCTTCGGTAGAAGTAGGGCAAGAATCTTCTTAGATAATAAACCAAAGGTTACTTTTGCAGATGTGGCAGGAGCAGATGAGGCAAAAGAAGAACTAAAAGAAGTAGTAGAGTTCTTAAAAAATCCTCAAAAGTTTAGAAGGTTAGGTGCAAGGATACCAAAGGGAGTATTATTGGTAGGTCCTCCAGGTACAGGGAAGACTCTACTTGCAAGAGCAGTAGCCGGAGAAGCTAATGTTCCATTTTTATCTATTAGTGGTTCAGAGTTTGTAGAGATGTTTGTGGGTGTTGGTGCAGCAAGAGTAAGAGATTTGTTTAACCAGGCTAAAAAGTTAAGTCCATCCATAGTTTTTATAGATGAGTTAGATGCAGTGGGAAGACATAGAGGAGCAGGTCTTGGTGGTGGACATGATGAAAGGGAGCAAACCTTAAATCAATTATTGGTAGAAATGGATGGTTTTGATGAAAATACAAATGTGATAGTGATTGCTGCAACTAATAGACCTGACATTTTAGACCCTGCATTACTTAGACCTGGAAGATTTGACAGAAGAGTAGTAGTGGATAGACCAGATTTAGAAGGGAGAAAGAAAATTTTAGAAGTTCATATGAGAGGAAAGCCTATAGCAAGTGATGTTAACATTGACATTTTAGCTAAGAATACTCCTGGTTTTGTAGGAGCGGACTTGGCTAATCTGGTAAATGAAGCTGCTATTTTAGCTGCAAGGAGAAATAGAAAAGAGATAACTATGCAGGATTTTGAGGAAGCAATTGAAAAGGTAATTGCAGGACCTGAAAAGAGAAGTAGAATTATAAGAAGTAGTGAGAAAGAAATTGTAGCTTTTCATGAATTAGGGCATGCATTAGTGGCAAAGCTTTTGCCTAAAGCAAATCCTGTGCAAAAGGTTACAATTATACCAAGAGGACTTGCGTTAGGATATACATTACAGGTGCCAGAAGAAGACAGATATTTATTAACTAAGGAAGAGTTAGAAGCAGAAATTACAGTTTTGCTTGGGGGAAGAGCTGCAGAGGAGCTAATTTTTGGACAACCCACATCAGGAGCAGCAGATGATCTTAAGAGAGCTATGGAAATTGCACGTAAAATGGTTTGTGATTTTGGAATGAGTGAGAGATTGAAGAATCTTTCTTTAGGGGATCAGCATTCAGAAGTATTTCTTGGAAAAGATCTAATGCAAATTAGGAATTTTAGTGAAGACACTGCAAAGATTATTGATGAAGAAATCAAAAAAATTGTAGATTCTGCCTATAATAAGGCTATGAATATTTTGAAATCTCATGAGGAGGAGCTTAGAGCTCTTTCTAAGATGCTCATTGAAAAGGAGACCTTGGAAGGAGAAGAAATAGATAAGTTTTTAAAGGAGTTTAAAAAGGAAGAAATTGTTTCTTAG
- a CDS encoding GGDEF domain-containing protein, which yields MLNIDEIINRYSITYIDIPSGSGRTHQIQHLFSKYSNISLYTYYSSYRTPIGEFLFTLLNLSDKKKLFEEKGKYIGPILRNYIHPKFFSLLEVYEPSPSLDLEEEIYKLVQIIDLLLHDKPIKYWFIDDWLLYLDYNRFFEILIPQISEKFNIHFVITGENLPKFNNMYTLQKEKPIDVKEVSNYFNIDYKSAEKLINLGQSNWNNMKLIYKNKFKSLENIVKEKLETLNDEEKKALYSLTLIGKTFSGTTIKAVKELYGPLVFFKNFIKLGLLRFERPMWRFPSDDVLTIINRELSSINTNNELNKNLIDKLISLNYSDTWGRIATLAERIDDRRRWLYCKIKEFRSVPNIYKKIEILKEILEKEKTKKFYIRKLLRLLINTQNYQEALEILNKIEEKTLWEKALTVRCLSYLGDYDSAKKIIDEFKERPKTEYDTPEILAHFGSYYFLRKESKKGLKILGSYLEDITNTITSPSYISNYLNSLALMNALERKVIDAVYFLNFALPYANKSQNKLVLFKILNNLGDLERYVNGPRNALKYSLDAFEISKSLSKEYILISLENLVNTLSQFYLWDDVSNLIRQLKALLKEVKIEYYYYLGLRRIALIYLFCRRFEEVKELLPLLEEIEKFPESKVLINLIKGFLGENNIENLEEDILKTKEDQLITLYLSLLIERGFSSKKIVYEYHSELPFYNFLKNLILLEDIYSSFSYIDFMQERWEYLDALNSYITLTEYIKNIGMKNSENLLKTLYFEIVGISDLLGLKHIKEKYIRNVSEEFSSLHTPIKIIENYLVPAIINSQNESQAITIIHRAFLPFSQNILVRIKIGEKILEEGNKFLRESALKIYYHKFPFSIYLYSKDLIDSSIILLLRNILNAFIVFWERRYGIYDPLTELYNRSYGQKKIEEAYYEYTRGEKPFSIVFIDIDSFKKINDNLGHIYGDFILKEISRIIKRNIRQNDIAVRWGGDEFLLLLKRTNYEDAEKVIDRISKELNRISNQEINISYGIETMSPEIKNCEELIKNADLKMYSNKYKRLSN from the coding sequence ATGCTAAACATTGATGAAATAATAAATAGATACAGTATAACATATATAGATATACCGTCAGGATCTGGAAGAACTCATCAGATCCAGCATCTATTTTCCAAATATAGTAATATTTCATTATATACTTATTACAGCTCTTATAGAACACCAATTGGTGAATTTTTATTTACTCTTTTAAATCTTTCAGATAAAAAGAAATTATTTGAAGAAAAAGGGAAATATATTGGACCTATTCTTAGAAACTACATACATCCAAAATTTTTCAGCTTATTGGAAGTTTACGAACCCTCCCCCTCTTTAGATTTAGAGGAGGAAATTTATAAGTTGGTTCAAATAATAGACCTACTTCTTCATGATAAGCCTATAAAATATTGGTTTATAGACGATTGGTTACTATACTTGGATTATAACAGATTTTTTGAAATTCTTATTCCTCAAATTTCAGAAAAGTTTAATATACACTTTGTCATTACAGGAGAAAACTTACCAAAATTCAACAATATGTATACCCTACAAAAAGAAAAACCTATTGATGTAAAAGAGGTAAGTAATTACTTTAATATAGATTATAAATCAGCAGAAAAATTAATTAATCTGGGACAATCAAACTGGAATAATATGAAACTTATTTATAAAAACAAATTTAAGAGCTTGGAGAATATTGTAAAAGAAAAATTAGAAACATTAAATGATGAAGAAAAGAAAGCCCTTTACTCTTTAACATTAATTGGGAAAACTTTTTCCGGGACCACTATAAAGGCAGTTAAGGAACTCTATGGACCATTAGTGTTTTTCAAAAACTTTATAAAATTAGGTTTATTGAGATTTGAAAGACCAATGTGGAGATTCCCCTCTGATGATGTCTTAACAATAATTAATAGAGAGTTAAGTTCAATAAACACAAACAACGAACTCAATAAGAATCTCATTGACAAACTTATAAGCCTAAACTATTCTGACACATGGGGAAGAATAGCTACTTTAGCGGAAAGAATAGATGATAGAAGAAGGTGGCTATATTGTAAGATAAAAGAGTTCAGATCTGTACCTAATATTTATAAGAAGATTGAGATCTTAAAAGAAATTTTAGAAAAAGAGAAAACCAAAAAATTCTATATTAGAAAACTATTAAGATTATTGATAAATACTCAAAATTATCAAGAGGCATTAGAAATACTAAATAAAATTGAAGAGAAGACTTTATGGGAAAAAGCTCTCACTGTAAGATGTCTATCTTATCTTGGTGATTATGATTCTGCCAAAAAAATTATAGATGAGTTTAAAGAAAGACCAAAAACAGAGTACGATACTCCTGAAATTTTAGCCCATTTTGGTTCCTATTATTTCTTAAGAAAAGAAAGCAAGAAAGGGCTAAAAATTTTAGGATCCTATCTGGAAGATATTACAAATACTATAACCTCACCCTCTTATATATCAAATTATTTAAATAGCCTTGCTCTAATGAATGCTTTAGAGAGGAAAGTTATAGATGCTGTATATTTCTTAAATTTTGCTCTCCCTTATGCAAACAAATCCCAAAATAAGTTAGTCCTTTTTAAAATCCTAAATAATTTAGGAGACTTAGAAAGATATGTTAATGGACCAAGGAATGCCCTAAAATACTCCTTAGATGCCTTCGAAATTTCTAAATCTCTTTCAAAGGAATACATACTAATTAGCTTAGAAAATCTTGTAAACACCTTATCCCAATTCTACTTATGGGATGATGTTTCAAATCTTATTCGGCAATTAAAAGCTCTATTAAAGGAAGTAAAAATTGAATATTACTACTATTTAGGTTTAAGAAGAATAGCACTAATTTATTTATTTTGTCGTAGATTCGAAGAGGTAAAGGAATTACTACCCCTTCTTGAAGAAATTGAGAAATTCCCAGAAAGTAAGGTTTTGATAAATTTAATAAAAGGCTTCTTAGGAGAAAACAATATTGAGAACTTAGAGGAAGATATATTGAAAACAAAAGAGGATCAACTAATAACTCTATATTTAAGTCTATTGATAGAGAGGGGATTTTCATCTAAAAAGATTGTATATGAGTACCATTCAGAATTACCCTTTTATAATTTTCTTAAGAATCTTATCCTCTTAGAAGATATTTATTCTTCCTTCTCTTATATAGACTTTATGCAGGAAAGATGGGAATATTTAGATGCTCTAAATTCTTACATAACTTTAACAGAGTACATAAAAAATATAGGGATGAAAAACTCAGAAAATCTTCTAAAAACATTATATTTCGAGATAGTAGGAATAAGTGATCTATTAGGCTTAAAACATATCAAAGAAAAATATATACGTAACGTAAGTGAAGAATTTTCCTCCCTTCATACACCTATAAAAATTATAGAAAATTATTTAGTTCCTGCCATAATAAACTCTCAAAATGAATCACAAGCCATAACTATAATTCATAGAGCTTTTCTTCCTTTTTCTCAAAATATATTAGTAAGAATTAAAATAGGAGAAAAAATCTTAGAAGAAGGTAACAAATTTCTAAGAGAGTCCGCTCTAAAAATTTATTACCATAAGTTCCCCTTTAGTATATATTTATATTCAAAGGATCTTATAGATAGCTCTATAATACTACTTTTAAGGAATATTCTTAATGCTTTTATTGTTTTTTGGGAAAGAAGATATGGCATTTATGATCCCCTAACAGAGCTCTACAATAGATCCTATGGACAGAAGAAAATTGAAGAAGCTTATTATGAATATACCAGAGGAGAAAAGCCTTTTAGTATAGTCTTCATAGACATTGACTCCTTTAAGAAAATTAATGATAACTTGGGACATATATATGGAGATTTCATTTTGAAAGAAATATCAAGGATAATAAAAAGAAATATAAGACAAAATGATATTGCAGTAAGATGGGGAGGAGATGAATTCCTGCTCTTACTAAAACGTACAAATTATGAAGATGCCGAAAAAGTCATTGATAGAATTAGTAAAGAACTGAATAGAATTTCTAATCAAGAAATAAATATTAGTTATGGAATAGAGACTATGTCTCCTGAAATTAAAAACTGTGAAGAATTAATAAAGAATGCAGATTTAAAGATGTACTCTAATAAATATAAGAGGCTTTCTAATTAA
- a CDS encoding ribulokinase — translation MPKYAIGLDYGTNSVRALVVDISTGEEVGTYVFNYENGEEGILLDPKNPNVARQHPADYIKGLEVSIEEALKDAERKVKGFNRKDVIGIGIDTTGSTPIPVDREGVPLAFHEEFKDNLNAMAWLWKDHSSHEEAEEITELARRRNEPYLKKYGGVYSSEWFFSKILHCLRVDPKVFDSAYSWVELADFVPAVLTGKQRPEDIKRSICAAGHKAMFNKEWGGLPSKDFLRELDPKLAELRDRLYDTAYTADTPFGNISPYYAKKFNLPTDVVVSVGAFDAHMGAVGAGIKPGILVKVIGTSTCDMMIVPNSENLPDIPGLCGIVDGSIVPGYFGLEAGQSAVGDIFNWFVKYFTPIDYYGELTDKKDAHYIFTEKARKLKPGESGLLALDWNNGNRTVLVDAKLTGLLIGQTLHTKPEEIYRALVEATAFGARVIMERFEEYGVKVNEIIACGGIAEKNPFVMQIYADVLGRNIKISRSSQTPALGAAIFGAVSAGKDKGGYSKVEEAQEAMCGTKPEVYKPDSKNHEIYNRLYKLYKELHDIFGTKNANYNLYHVMKELIKIRDEVRGEK, via the coding sequence ATGCCTAAATATGCTATTGGATTGGATTATGGGACAAATTCAGTAAGAGCATTAGTTGTTGATATTTCTACAGGTGAAGAGGTAGGGACTTATGTTTTTAATTATGAGAATGGAGAAGAAGGTATCTTATTAGATCCTAAAAATCCTAATGTTGCAAGACAACATCCTGCAGACTACATTAAAGGATTAGAAGTATCCATAGAAGAAGCTTTAAAAGATGCTGAAAGGAAAGTAAAGGGTTTCAATAGAAAGGATGTTATTGGAATAGGAATTGATACTACAGGAAGTACTCCAATTCCAGTAGATAGAGAAGGAGTACCATTAGCTTTTCATGAGGAATTTAAAGATAATTTAAATGCTATGGCATGGCTTTGGAAAGACCACTCCAGCCATGAAGAGGCTGAAGAAATAACAGAACTTGCCAGGAGAAGAAATGAGCCCTATTTAAAGAAATATGGGGGTGTTTATTCTTCAGAATGGTTTTTCTCTAAGATTTTGCATTGTTTAAGGGTAGATCCAAAAGTATTTGATTCTGCTTATAGCTGGGTAGAGCTTGCTGATTTTGTGCCAGCAGTACTTACTGGAAAACAGAGACCTGAGGATATTAAGAGGAGTATCTGTGCTGCGGGTCATAAGGCAATGTTTAACAAAGAATGGGGAGGATTACCGAGTAAAGATTTTCTAAGGGAACTTGATCCAAAGTTGGCAGAATTAAGGGATAGGTTATATGATACTGCTTATACTGCGGATACACCCTTTGGAAATATATCCCCTTATTATGCGAAAAAATTTAATTTACCTACTGATGTGGTGGTTAGTGTGGGAGCTTTTGATGCCCATATGGGGGCTGTAGGAGCTGGAATAAAGCCAGGTATTTTAGTAAAAGTCATTGGAACATCCACATGTGATATGATGATAGTGCCTAATAGTGAAAATTTACCAGATATTCCTGGACTTTGTGGAATAGTTGATGGTTCTATTGTGCCGGGTTACTTTGGTTTGGAAGCTGGGCAATCTGCAGTGGGGGATATATTTAATTGGTTTGTGAAATACTTTACCCCTATCGATTATTATGGAGAACTTACCGATAAAAAGGATGCTCATTATATATTTACTGAAAAGGCAAGAAAATTAAAGCCTGGGGAAAGCGGACTTTTGGCTTTAGATTGGAATAATGGTAATAGAACTGTTTTGGTCGATGCAAAACTTACGGGGCTTCTTATTGGACAAACTTTACATACAAAACCCGAAGAAATTTATAGAGCTTTAGTGGAAGCTACAGCCTTTGGAGCAAGGGTAATAATGGAAAGATTTGAAGAATATGGAGTGAAAGTAAATGAGATAATAGCTTGCGGAGGAATAGCAGAAAAAAATCCTTTTGTCATGCAAATATATGCTGATGTATTAGGAAGGAATATTAAAATATCACGATCTTCACAAACACCTGCTCTTGGGGCTGCTATTTTTGGGGCAGTTTCTGCAGGTAAAGATAAAGGAGGATATAGTAAAGTAGAAGAGGCTCAAGAAGCTATGTGTGGAACTAAACCTGAAGTTTATAAACCAGACAGCAAAAATCATGAAATCTATAATAGATTGTATAAGTTATATAAGGAGTTACATGATATTTTTGGAACTAAGAATGCAAACTATAATTTATATCATGTAATGAAGGAGCTAATTAAGATAAGGGATGAGGTGAGAGGAGAGAAGTAG
- the tilS gene encoding tRNA lysidine(34) synthetase TilS, producing the protein MPVKEINNLDKLEKEVLEFVKKENLLEPGDSVLIGISGGSDSFALTQILYNISPILNLSLNLVYVEHFVRSDTYIEKENIKRFAEEKRVPLYILEIKKRSFKEKDLRDERYKLIENLAEEKNIDKIALGHTLDDVIESIIMNFLRGLGLRGLVGIPVRRGKIIRPLLNTSKAEILEYCQRNNIKYYDDFTNLLPITLRNIVRWQLIPFLKDISNQFPNSLITQKKIAEEEDKYLEKISHTYLEKIRRTEDAFEIDLPLWDEIDFPIRLRVLNHILSDLGKEFSIEAQIKIIESIDMKKHGYIGKFDIIEIYKTDRLIIKREEVSTDFYFTLEIPGRVRLPNGDVIIAEVFNVDTVKNIKFDNPFHVYFDYDKIKLDKLIIRNWKKGDRFKPFGLEGKSKKLQDFFVDKKIPKYKRDSIPLVFGDGELLWIVGLARSDVAKIDENTKKVLSIKVEKEVKN; encoded by the coding sequence ATGCCAGTGAAAGAAATAAATAATTTAGATAAATTAGAAAAAGAAGTTTTAGAGTTTGTTAAAAAGGAAAATCTCTTAGAACCTGGGGATAGCGTCCTTATTGGAATTTCAGGTGGAAGTGATTCCTTTGCATTGACACAAATTCTTTATAATATCTCCCCAATTTTAAATCTTTCCCTTAATCTTGTATATGTGGAGCATTTTGTTAGAAGTGATACTTATATTGAAAAAGAAAATATAAAGAGATTTGCGGAAGAAAAAAGGGTTCCTTTATATATCTTAGAGATCAAAAAGAGATCTTTTAAAGAAAAAGATTTGAGAGACGAAAGATATAAATTGATAGAAAATTTGGCAGAGGAGAAAAATATAGATAAGATTGCTTTAGGACATACATTGGATGATGTGATTGAATCAATTATTATGAATTTTCTGAGGGGATTAGGTTTAAGAGGACTTGTTGGAATTCCAGTAAGAAGGGGGAAGATTATAAGACCTCTTTTGAATACCTCTAAAGCTGAAATTTTAGAATATTGTCAAAGGAATAATATAAAATATTATGACGATTTTACAAATTTACTTCCAATTACCCTACGAAATATTGTTAGATGGCAGTTAATTCCATTTCTAAAAGATATATCTAATCAATTTCCTAATAGTTTAATAACTCAGAAGAAAATAGCAGAAGAGGAGGATAAGTATTTAGAAAAAATTTCTCATACTTATTTAGAAAAAATTAGGAGAACAGAAGATGCTTTTGAGATTGATTTACCTCTTTGGGATGAAATAGACTTTCCAATAAGACTTAGGGTTTTAAATCATATACTAAGTGATTTAGGAAAGGAGTTTTCAATTGAGGCTCAGATAAAGATAATAGAATCTATAGATATGAAAAAACATGGATATATTGGAAAGTTTGATATTATAGAGATTTATAAAACAGATAGGTTAATTATAAAAAGGGAAGAGGTATCAACCGATTTTTATTTCACCTTGGAAATACCAGGAAGAGTGAGGCTTCCAAATGGAGATGTTATTATTGCGGAAGTTTTTAACGTGGATACCGTCAAAAATATAAAATTTGATAATCCATTTCATGTATATTTTGATTATGATAAAATAAAACTGGATAAACTAATAATTAGAAATTGGAAAAAGGGAGATAGATTTAAGCCCTTTGGATTGGAGGGAAAAAGTAAAAAGTTACAGGATTTCTTTGTGGATAAAAAGATACCAAAATATAAGAGGGATTCTATCCCTTTAGTATTTGGGGATGGTGAGCTTTTATGGATAGTGGGACTTGCAAGAAGTGATGTGGCAAAAATCGATGAAAATACAAAAAAAGTGTTATCTATCAAAGTAGAAAAGGAGGTTAAGAATTGA
- a CDS encoding 1-phosphofructokinase: MILTVTLNPSLDLHLFLTELSLGKVHRSERELVIPGGKGINISRVLRIFNEETFILGFSGGMTGRILEEELSKRNIPYEFVKINGSVRFAVGIVETNNNRPMTVINGRGPKIDDNNLLELKEKFCSLVERSQIVVLSGSIPPSISENIYFDLMEMSKEYKAIRVLDARGKALELALKSTPDIIKPNQEEAEELLGYSLNSRKNLIKAGEYFNKMGIKYALISLGERGAILSFDEGVFWAKMTPLKGYNWGAGDAFLAGFLVGFKREKDPLYALRLATATAYVKLKKLELEENDTELIYELINDVEIKKI; this comes from the coding sequence ATGATCTTAACAGTTACTTTAAATCCTAGTTTGGATTTACATCTTTTTCTGACTGAACTTTCCTTAGGAAAAGTTCATAGGTCTGAAAGAGAGCTGGTAATTCCTGGAGGAAAAGGGATAAATATCTCAAGAGTTTTAAGAATATTTAATGAGGAGACCTTTATACTGGGATTTTCTGGAGGAATGACGGGAAGAATATTGGAAGAGGAACTAAGTAAAAGAAATATTCCCTATGAATTTGTAAAAATTAATGGAAGTGTTAGATTTGCTGTTGGTATAGTTGAAACAAATAATAACAGACCTATGACTGTAATTAATGGTAGAGGTCCTAAAATAGACGATAATAACCTTTTGGAGCTAAAAGAAAAATTCTGTAGTCTGGTAGAAAGATCACAAATTGTAGTTTTATCGGGTAGTATTCCTCCTTCGATCTCTGAAAATATCTACTTTGATCTTATGGAAATGTCTAAAGAATATAAAGCAATTAGAGTTTTAGACGCGAGAGGGAAAGCTCTTGAGCTTGCTTTAAAGTCTACTCCAGATATTATAAAGCCAAATCAGGAGGAAGCAGAAGAGCTTTTGGGGTACTCCTTAAATAGCAGAAAAAATTTAATTAAGGCAGGAGAATATTTCAATAAAATGGGAATAAAATACGCATTGATATCCTTAGGGGAAAGAGGGGCTATTTTGAGCTTTGATGAGGGAGTTTTTTGGGCTAAAATGACTCCTCTTAAAGGTTACAACTGGGGGGCAGGAGATGCATTTTTGGCAGGTTTCTTAGTAGGTTTTAAAAGAGAAAAAGATCCTTTATATGCTTTAAGATTGGCAACAGCTACAGCTTATGTAAAGCTTAAAAAATTAGAATTAGAAGAAAATGATACAGAATTAATTTATGAGCTTATAAATGATGTGGAGATTAAAAAAATTTAA
- a CDS encoding sugar ABC transporter permease yields the protein MLRKIIISFLKWILLIIILFFFLFPVYWLVTTAFKHSQDWFSWPPVLIPRSLTLENFTGQARGFEGSLSSSIENIVPYLKNSLIIALFTSLFCTIISASAAYSIARFKTGGRRLASWIVSIRMLPPISTVLPIYILFRNLKLLDTWWAVILMHLVFTIPFSTWVLISFFNGIPKELDEAAYIDGASIWKTFLYLILPLSAPGIAAMATLAFIMSWGEFLIALILTSSPRSQTLPIFLGRYITGFRIAWGPLAAAGLVTMIPVIVFSFTMQRYLLKGLTFGAVKY from the coding sequence ATGTTGAGAAAGATTATTATCTCTTTTTTAAAGTGGATTCTATTAATAATTATTCTATTCTTCTTTCTTTTCCCTGTTTATTGGTTAGTAACAACTGCATTTAAACATTCTCAAGATTGGTTCTCTTGGCCACCTGTTTTAATACCAAGATCTTTAACGTTAGAAAACTTTACTGGACAAGCAAGAGGATTTGAGGGAAGTTTGAGCTCTTCCATAGAAAATATTGTTCCTTATTTAAAAAATAGTTTGATAATTGCTTTATTTACTTCTCTGTTTTGTACTATAATATCCGCTTCTGCTGCTTATTCTATTGCAAGATTTAAGACTGGGGGCAGAAGGCTTGCCTCGTGGATTGTATCAATAAGGATGTTACCACCAATTTCTACAGTTTTACCTATTTATATTCTTTTTCGAAATCTGAAGTTATTAGATACCTGGTGGGCAGTCATATTGATGCACTTAGTATTTACTATTCCTTTTAGTACTTGGGTTCTTATATCATTTTTCAATGGAATACCAAAAGAATTGGATGAAGCAGCATATATTGATGGAGCTTCTATTTGGAAAACTTTTTTATACCTTATATTGCCATTAAGTGCCCCTGGTATTGCTGCTATGGCAACATTAGCTTTTATAATGAGTTGGGGGGAATTTCTAATTGCGTTAATACTTACCAGCAGTCCAAGATCTCAAACATTGCCTATTTTCTTAGGAAGATATATTACTGGTTTTAGAATAGCTTGGGGACCTTTAGCTGCTGCTGGCTTGGTTACTATGATTCCTGTAATAGTATTTTCTTTTACAATGCAAAGATATTTACTTAAAGGATTAACTTTTGGCGCAGTAAAATATTAA